The Rosa rugosa chromosome 3, drRosRugo1.1, whole genome shotgun sequence sequence TCAAAATATTCATTTGGTTTTATTATCTGAAAAACCAAGTCACTCAgaaaacttttttattttttattttttatatatatttttttatattatatttCTCTAGTTTATTTCTATGTTCTTTGAGATTCAAAAGAAGATCAGTCATGGTTGTTTTGATCTGCTGATCAGATATCTGTTAAcggaaataattttttttttttttttttatcttattgCGGTTTATCAGTTTTGATTTGTTATATCAATATTCAATAGGTATGAATCACAGCTGATCCAAAATATTGTTGAGGACATTGGAAATAAACTGGAACCCAAGGTATTAAATGTTGCTCCCCATATGGTTGGAATAGATGATCGTGTGAAAGGTATAAACATGTGGTTAAGAGATGGATCAGCTGATGTTGGTGTAGCTGGAATTTATGGAATGGGTGGAATTGGCAAAACCACCATTGCAAAAGTTGCTTATAACATGAACTTGGATAGCTTTCAAGGAAGTAGCTTTGTTGCAGATATTAGGGCAACTTCAGAACAACCTAATGGTTTGGTTCGCTTGCAAATGAAACTTTTATCTGATATCCAGAAGCAGAATTCGAAGCCAAAGAAGATATACTCTGTTGATGAAGGTATGAGCCGGATCAAGCACATTGTATGTTGCAAAAGAGTTCttattgttcttgatgatgtaaACGATTTGGACCAATTCGGTGCAATTCTTGGAATGCGAGAATGGTTTCATCCTGGAAGTAAGATTATCATAACAACTAGACATCAACACTTGCTAATCACAAATGGGATTTCTAAAATGTTCGCAGTTCAAAAACTACTTGAGCAAGAATCACTTGAGCTCTTCAGTTGGCATGCTTTTAGACAAGTTTATCCTATCCAAAGCTACATGGAGCTTTCTACAGCTGTAGCACAACGTTGTGGAGGGCTTCCATTAGCTCTTCAAGTTTTGGGGTCTTCTCTATTTGGAAAGAGCGAAGATGTTTGGAAAAATGCAATTGAGAAATTGGACGTGATTCCCGATGGAAAAGTTCAGAAAGTTCTTAGAATAAGCTTTGATACTCTACAAGATGATCATGACAAAAGTTTATTCCTTCATATGGCATGTTTCTTCACGGGGAAGGAGAAAATTTTTACAATTACAGTACTGGATAACCTTGAATTTTTCACAAGAATTGGAATTCAAAATCTAGTTGATAGATGTTTAGTGCAAATTGATCATGATGACAAGTTGATCATGCATCAATTACTGATTGACATGGCAAGGGAAATTATTCGCCAAGAGTCACCAGAGAACCCTGGAAAACGTAGTCGGGTGTGGCATAAGGATGCATCTAATGTCTTGGAGAACATAACTGTAAGAAACATTCTCGATCTTCATGTGTATGCATATGCAATTGCGTTGTTCATTGCACTAATTACTTAACCAACTGTTCTGATTTGTTGGCAGGGTACAGAAACTATTAAGGGTCTCATGCTCAACCTTCATAAGGAAAATACACTTTCTAACACTAAACGATGCCATGCTGAAGAGTATGATGGAAATTGTTCCAGACCGCGTTGGCTTGGTTTCTTCTCATGGAAATCAAATAACTTTTCCTTAACAGAGTTAGATTCAGATGAGGGAAACTTCAAAACAGAGGCATTTAAAGGGATGcataatctgaaaattcttcTGCTCAATAATGTAAAATTCAGTGGTTGCTATAACGACTTTCCAAAAAAATTATCCTGGTTGTGTTGGCAAGGGTTTCCTTCAGAATCTATACCCAAGGAATTTCATTTGCGAACTCTAGTTGTTCTTGAGTTGCAGAATAGCAAACTGAAATTTGTTTGGGAGGGGAAAAAGGTACGTTACtaatctctctccctctctctctctctctctctctctacacacacaTAGATGTTCAAAATCCAAATTTTAGGACTCATATATTTCTATCATGCGTTTTGATCAAAGCCAAGCATTCTCTAGTTTCCTATCTGTGGTGAatccaacaaaaaaaattagccaaataaGAAATCATTTAGCCATTTGATTAATGATTCTTTTTATTCTAACTCTAATTTTATCTGACGAATTGCATTTATTTTCACATATTAGAATATTAGATGACTAAACAATTATAAAATGGGCTAATGTTATATTGCACAGTAAAAACTTGCCCAAATTTAAAATTTGAAGGGAGTACATGTCCTCTCTAAAATGGGCTATATATGTATGCTTGTATATTTCATGTGTGTATATTTGAAGTGATTAGGTGCGTCCATGTacatacggatcatcatgtagTCATTGAAACTAacaaaattcttctttttaaaCTAGACTCTGCCGAGATTAAAAATCCTTGATCTCAGTCATTCACTTGGTCTTGTTACAACCCCTGACTTGTCAGGACTCTCTAACCTTGAGAGATTAATCCTTAATGGTTGCACAAACATCGCTGAGATTGATGAATCCATTGGTGACCTTGAGAATCTTGTTTTCTTGAATCTTGAAGACTGCAAAAATCTCGAGAAGCTCCCAGAAACAATTTGCAAGTTGACATCCCTCAAAGAGCTTAACCTTTCAGGTTGTTCAAAGCTTGCTCTTCATTCTAATACAGCAACTGATATGAAGAATTTCTTCAGCCTGTTATCAAATAAATCATGGCAATCAATTTGGTCGCATGTATCACCAAGAAAAGGTGTTGAACCAACAGGTTTGTCATTGGTAAATTTGCCACATTCTATAGTACGGTTAAGTCTGGCTCATTGCCATCTGTCAGAGATTCCCAATGATCTTCATATCTTTTCCTCATTGAAGGAACTGGATCTAAGTGGGAATCAATTTATGAGTCTACCTGAAAACATGAAGAATATCATTGTCCTCAAGTCTCTTCGATTAAACGGTTGCACAAACCTCATAATGCTTCCGGAGCTCCCACCGAATTTAGATGAGTTTTTTGCAATCAATTGTACATCAGTGAAAAAACTTCCAAGTTTACCAAATACATCGATTAATATACTTATCGGTTGTGGAGAATTAGTTGAAGTTCAAAGTGTCTTCAGTATAAGGCCATTGATCGGCGAGCTTGACATGGAAATGATAAGAAATATGGGCCTGTGCAATTTGGAACCCTTTGGACGCACTGAGGAGCTTGAAATGATAAATTGCTTGACATCAACAACCAGGACATGTCCCCTCCAGGTTCTCACTGTTGCTCACACCTGtagttgttgttgttattttacatatacatatacatatatactcacacacacatatacatatacatatacatatatatatatatatatatatgtgtgtgtgtgtgtgtgtgtgtgtgtgtgtgtgtagctGTTTGAATAATTAGCTTTttattgttcaaacatatgaaACAGGGGCTGTATGAATGTGGCATATTCAGCATTTTCCTTCATGGAAGCATGATTCCTAATTGGTACAAGTACAGGGGTGAAACCGCCTTGTCTATCATTGTTCCTTCCCATCCTAAACTCAAGATCAAAGGCTTAAATGTCTGTGTTGTGTACACCAGAGATTGTGTTGTGCACAAATTTGAGTTGTATATTTCACTCTTTCTAAAAGTCAGTAATGAAGCGAAGGGTCTTATGTGGTCATATTCCCCTGTTAGTGTTGGTCGCCCAAAAGAGAATGAAGAAATGTCATGGCTAAGCCATTGGCAGTTTGAGAATGATGAGTTAGAGGGTGGGGAAGAACTATGTTTTTCTGTCGATACCGAAGATGTTCGGTTCTTGATAAAGGAGATTGGAGTCCAACTTGTGTACGAGCATGAAAATGAGGGCAAGGCATGTAATGGTATCCAATCATCAATTCCTGAAGATGTTACAACCCAACATGAGGCACCTTCTTGGAGCCAGGGTGTCCTCATTGAACATGTAGCGGCACCAAAGTATCAAATTTGGCCGGGCAAATACTTCCTTTGCAATCATTACTCATTTCCTGGTCGTTTTGATTTTTCAAAAGCATACCCCATGGGTGGTTACCGCCGTATATTTGAACACCAAGATTTTGAGAAACGTGTCTTGGGACAAAAAAATCTTTTACGAGGAACGTGTTTTGCTTAATTGAATTCATTTGTGTTTTAGATGTATAATTTTTTGGAAGATTCGAGTACTTGCAAGGGTGGCTTGTGGCACCATGAAATGCAAGTACGTGCTTTGTATGATACACGGAGGAAGTCCAGTTCATTGAGTGCTTCAGTTCCAATGAAATAATTGGGTTTGCTTGACTGACATCACTTTTTGTGATATGGTTCTATAACCAGGTTGTTGTTGCGGGATTATGTGCCTAGTTCAAACGAGGTTACGTAGCCTAATTGTAATAGGGGTAGTATATTCTCGTAGATATCCTATTTATGAATATAATTCATTCTTTCTTGTACTCCAAGAATATTGTAtttgtaatcctttatatacTGAGGCCCTATTCAATGAAATATATCTCTGTATTCTGTGAATTCTTATTCTCTACAACAGTGATGAAATCTGAAGAGAAGACTAATCCATGGCTGATGTACAAATGGACATGTTTACTGATGAAACAAAACTTTCTATCTCCTCTGGAAATTCAACATCTTGATAGACAAGGCAAGAGTATTGTGCAAAGAGTACAGCAAATCCCGCAACCACAGCTGCAACCACTCCTAGAAATTCATGTTTGAAGCCAAAGTAAGTCCTCATAAATATATTCTTCTGCATGCAGTTTCGCCGGTATCAAGCTCGTTCTGTAAATCTCCAAACTGTGATACAGCCAATGTAAGAAGCATTTTGGACAAACTATAAGTTATCTTAAGTATTGACAATTACTGTGGCAATCCAAAGCAAATTACTCAGAGATTACGATGTGATTTAACCCCTTGACTAAGTCTTGTATTCAACTGGAACGTGTACAAGATAAGGAACTTCAAATGCCTTAACAATAGGGCTGTTACAATTAGTGTGGTCAAGAGATATAGTTGAAGTAGGATTCAATGTGCTGTTGATGGGCTAGCCGTACGTCGAGATACTTTGATCAGTATAAAAGGAGGTCCATGCATAAGCTATTGTACGTGAGTTAAGTACTCTTCCCATTAAGAGTTCACTAAAGCATTCTGTAGAAGTCCTCTTCGAAGACATCAGTCCACATTCCATCCATCTCCTTTGAAGGCTTGAAGCAATGGATTCTCAAGATCAGTACGACTAACCAAAATTTAAGCTTGTACATTGGTTATGATAATATCATGTTCTGTTGATATTGCTTGAGTTATGTGTTTATGAGTTTTGTGGCTTTGTATTATTACTTTCTGTAATACCCGAGATACTTTAGAAATAAATAATCTTTACTGACATAATATATGATTGTTTAGTAATAAGTAATGTCACTAAAAGTATATCTTTCTCAAATAAGAAGGATAAGGAGAGCAAGAGaaaatggaataaatattttctTATTATCTTCACAGATTTGAGAAGTGAATAAAAGAATCGAATATGAAAATTAGTTATTTCTAGTAAATGAAGAAATTGACTACTGTTGATTTAGCAATGGGTAGCCAAAGAAATTTAAATGAATTGTATCTTCATATAACAAATATTTGTAGGTCTCTAAGCCTACACGTGGTATTATGTCTTGCTGCCATATAGCAAATCTA is a genomic window containing:
- the LOC133739863 gene encoding disease resistance protein RPV1-like, encoding MAASPSSYRCRYHAFLSFRGEDTRKGFTDHLYRALEMAGIHTFRDDDEIERGAEIAVELQKAIQESQVSLIVFSKDYASSRWCLDELAKIMKRKRNDGHMVVPVFYKVDPSDVRKQTGSFGEAFAKHEERFKEEMAKVDEWRRSLRDAADLGGMVLGDQYESQLIQNIVEDIGNKLEPKVLNVAPHMVGIDDRVKGINMWLRDGSADVGVAGIYGMGGIGKTTIAKVAYNMNLDSFQGSSFVADIRATSEQPNGLVRLQMKLLSDIQKQNSKPKKIYSVDEGMSRIKHIVCCKRVLIVLDDVNDLDQFGAILGMREWFHPGSKIIITTRHQHLLITNGISKMFAVQKLLEQESLELFSWHAFRQVYPIQSYMELSTAVAQRCGGLPLALQVLGSSLFGKSEDVWKNAIEKLDVIPDGKVQKVLRISFDTLQDDHDKSLFLHMACFFTGKEKIFTITVLDNLEFFTRIGIQNLVDRCLVQIDHDDKLIMHQLLIDMAREIIRQESPENPGKRSRVWHKDASNVLENITGTETIKGLMLNLHKENTLSNTKRCHAEEYDGNCSRPRWLGFFSWKSNNFSLTELDSDEGNFKTEAFKGMHNLKILLLNNVKFSGCYNDFPKKLSWLCWQGFPSESIPKEFHLRTLVVLELQNSKLKFVWEGKKTLPRLKILDLSHSLGLVTTPDLSGLSNLERLILNGCTNIAEIDESIGDLENLVFLNLEDCKNLEKLPETICKLTSLKELNLSGCSKLALHSNTATDMKNFFSLLSNKSWQSIWSHVSPRKGVEPTGLSLVNLPHSIVRLSLAHCHLSEIPNDLHIFSSLKELDLSGNQFMSLPENMKNIIVLKSLRLNGCTNLIMLPELPPNLDEFFAINCTSVKKLPSLPNTSINILIGCGELVEVQSVFSIRPLIGELDMEMIRNMGLCNLEPFGRTEELEMINCLTSTTRTCPLQGLYECGIFSIFLHGSMIPNWYKYRGETALSIIVPSHPKLKIKGLNVCVVYTRDCVVHKFELYISLFLKVSNEAKGLMWSYSPVSVGRPKENEEMSWLSHWQFENDELEGGEELCFSVDTEDVRFLIKEIGVQLVYEHENEGKACNGIQSSIPEDVTTQHEAPSWSQGVLIEHVAAPKYQIWPGKYFLCNHYSFPGRFDFSKAYPMGGYRRIFEHQDFEKRVLGQKNLLRGTCFA